CCACCGTCCCGAATCCGCCCCTGAGCTCATCATGGGGCTGCAGGACAAACTGGAGGCGCTGGGGGAGCTGGGCCTGGACGCCATCCTCGTCATGAAGTACTCGCTGGACCTGGCCAGCCTCACCCCCGAGGAATTCGTGGAGCAGTACCTGGTGGACTGCCTGCACGCCGGCCATGTGGTCATCGGCCACGATGTCAGGTTCGGGCGCGGCAACTCTGGAGACCTGGATACCATGAAGGCACTCGGCCGGAAGTTCGGGTTTGAGGTGCACGTGATCAGCGAGTTCGGCTCCGAGGGCTACCCTCTGCATGACGACGACGGCACGGACCGCCGCTGCTCCTCCACCTGGGTGCGGGAAGCCCTGCAGGAGGGGGATGTTGCCACTGCGTGCGCTGTCCTGGGACGCCCGCACCGCATGCGCGGCGAGGTTGTCCACGGCGCCGCCCGGGGCCGTGCCCTCGGATTTCCAACAGCGAACCTCGCCAGCAACGCCACGGGGCTCATCCCAGCGGACGGGATTTACGCCGGCTGGCTTGTAGACCAGGCGGGCAAGCGCTGGCCGGCAGCCATTTCCGTTGGCTCGAATCCCACTTTCGACGGCGTGAGCAGGCAGGTTGAAGCCCACGTGATCGACAGGCCCCACGAAGCGGTGGAGGACTTCGATCTGTACGGCCAGACAGTAGTTGTTGAATTTGTGGCCCGGCTCAGGGGAATGGTGGCATACCGTGGGCCTGAGGCACTGGTAGACCAGATGCGGCTGGATGTGGTCCAGGCCCACGACCTCCTGGCCAGGCGCTGAACCGTCCACAGCTGAACCAGCCACAAAGGCAAGCGCCGCAGGGAAAGGCAATTCCGTGTCCGTTGAGAAGAACACCAGGAAACTGGACGAAGGCATTGTCAGTGATTTCAGCTCGCGGATGAGTTATGCCTCCTACCTGCAGCTGCCAACCCTGCTGAGCGCACAGCAACCCGTCAGCCAGCCGGAACACCACGATGAAATGCTCTTCATCATCCAGCACCAGACCACCGAGCTGTGGCTCAAACTGGTATTGCATGAGCTGCGCAGCACGGCCGTCTGGCTCCGGGACGATGACCTGGGTTCGGCGCTCAAGGGCATTGCGCGGGTCAAGCACATCCAGAAAACCCTCACCGAACAGTGGTCGGTGCTGGCCACCCTGACGCCCACCGAGTACTCCCAGTTCCGCGGCTTCCTGGGCCATGCCTCCGGGTTCCAGTCGAGCCAGTACCGCGCCGTGGAGTTCATCCTGGGCAACAAGAACGGCAAAATGCTTTCGGTCTTCGAGTCCGATCCGGAGGCCCACGCCATGTTGGAACAACTGCTTAATGCACCGAGTATCTATGACGAATTCCTGGCCTATCTGGCCCGCCAGGGGTTCGACGTGCCGCGGTCTGTGCTGGAACGGGATGTCACCCAGGCCCACGAATTCAGGCCCGAGCTCGTTCCACTGTTCAAGCACATCTACGAGAACGCCTCGGACAACTGGGCTGCGTACGAAGCCTGCGAGGAGCTGGTGGACCTGGAGGACAACTTCCAGCTCTGGCGCTTCCGGCACTTGCGCACGGTGCAACGGACCATCGGCATGAAGACGGGGACCGGCGGCTCCAGCGGTGCTGCGTTCCTGCAGAAGGCCCTCGAACTGACGTTCTTCCCCGAACTATTCGCAGTCAGGACGGAGATCGGCCAGTGAGCACCCAGCAACAGCCCATTGCACGAAGCGCAGCAGACGCAGGAACGTCCCTGCAGCAGCGCGCGGCCGAACTCGACCGGCAGGACCCGCTCGCGCATTACCGGAGCCTTTTCATTGGTACTGACACACCCCTGTCCTACCTTGACGGAAACTCCCTGGGCCGGCCGCTCAAGCGGACGGCGGAGGACATCGGCGCCTTTATCCGCGATGGCTGGGGCGGCCGCCTGATCCGGGGCTGGGACGAGGAATGGCTGGAGCTGCCCCAGGCCATCGGTGACCAGCTGGGCCGGGCAGTGCTGGGCGCGGCGCCCGGGCAGACCATCATTGCCGATTCCACCACCGTGGTCCTGTACAAACTGATCCGCGCAGCCCTCACGGCGGTGGCGGACCCGGACCGGAACGAACTGGTCCTGGACACCGGGAACTTCCCCACGGACCGCTACCTCGTTGAAGGCATCGCCCTCGAGGAAGGCCTGACGCTTCGCTGGATCGAAACGGATCCTGCCGCCGGGGTGACCGTAGACCAGGTGCACCAGGTAGCGGGGCCGCGCACCGCCGTCGTACTTTTGAGCCACATCGCCTACCGTTCCGGCCATGTGGCGGACCTGCCGGCGATCACCGAAGCAGTGCACGACGCCGGGGCCCTCGTTGTGTGGGATCTTTGCCACTCCGCGGGGTCGGTGGAGCTGGCCCTGGACGGCGCGGGCGTGGACTTCGCTGCCGGCTGCACGTACAAGTACCTCAACGGCGGGCCTGGGTCGCCCGCGTTCGCCTACGTGAACCAGCGCCACCTCGCCTCGCTCAACCAGCCCATCTGGGGGTGGATGGGCCGCAAGGACGCGTTCGAGATGGCGGCCGGGTATGAGCCGGCTCCCGGCATCCGCGGATTCCTCAGCGGGACGCCGGCCATTTTCGGCATGCTCGCCATGCGCGGCACGCTGGACCTCATCGAGGAGGCAACCATGGCTGCCATCCGGGAGAAGTCGGTGCGGCTCACCGCCTTCGCCATTGACATCTTCGACGCCTTGCTGGCACCGCTGGGTGCGGAACTTTCCACGCCCCGGGAGCCGGGGGAGCGGGGCAGCCACATCACCCTGGACCATCCCGCCTTCGCCAAGGAAACAGTGGCGGGACTCTGGGAGGGGGGCGTGATCCCGGACTTCCGCGCACCCCATGGCATCCGGGTGGGACTCTCGCCGTTGAGCACCAGCTTCGAGGAGGTCCTGCACGGCATGTTGGCAATCCGGGACCGGCTGGAGGGCTGAGTTCCGGACTGTTTCGACAAGATTGGGACGGGGCCGGTAAACTGGACGATGGATCCGGCTGCAGTCCGTGGCGGCTGGTTCCTGTTGCTCGCAGCACTGGCCGGAATTTCCCTGGCACGTTGCGGCGGCAGACCCGGCAGTGAGTTTCTGACCTGGGCCCTCACGGCACATCCCTAGGAGTTATTGTGGCACTTGAAGCCGCTGTAAAGCAGTCCATCATCAAGGAATACGCAACCGTAGAAGGCGACACCGGTTCACCGGAGGTCCAGGTTGCAGTCCTGACCCAGCGGATCAAGGATCTGACTGAGCACATGAAGGAGCACAAGCACGACTACCACACCCAGCGCGGTCTGCTGGCCATGGTTGGTCGCCGCAAGCGCATGCTGAGCTACCTCAAGAAGACCGACATCGCCCGCTACCGTTCGCTCATCGAGCGCCTCGGCCTGCGCCGCTAGCCGGACTTTAGGGGCGGCCCTTTCCATCGCGGAACGGGCCGCCTTCTTCAAATGAAAAATTAAACAGGAGGATCAACCGCATCACGCATTCGCGGTCCTCGGTAGTGATCCCCGGGAACGGCTTCGTTGACTGAAGCCGGCGGCCCGTGGATCTCGATCGATGACCGGGTGCAGGGCCAGTAGACAGATGCTGGCCGGGTTGATGCGGCTGGACTTCCGTCAAACAGAAACGGAGGTGACTCTCTTGGAGGGTCCCGAAATCCAGTTCTCGGAAGCAGTCATTGACAATGGCCGTTTCGGCAAGCGCGTAATCCGCTTCGAAACCGGCCGCCTTGCCAAGCAGGCAGCCGGCGCAGCAATGGTGTACATCGACGATGACACCGCACTGCTGTCCGCCACCACTGCCGGCAAGCACCCGCGTGAAGGCTTTGACTTCTTCCCGCTGACGGTCGACGTCGAAGAGCGTATGTACGCTGCCGGCCGCATCCCGGGCTCGTTCTTCCGCCGCGAAGGCCGCCCGTCCACCGAAGCCATCCTGGCCTGCCGCCTGATGGACCGCCCGCTGCGTCCGGCGTTCGTGAAGGGCCTGCGCAACGAGGTCCAGATCGTGGTGACCGTCCTGGCTATCAACCCGGACGAGCTCTACGACGTGGTGGCCATCAACGCCTCTTCCATGTCCACCCAGCTTTCCGGCCTGCCGTTCTCCGGCCCGATCGGCGGCGTCCGCGTTGCCTTGGTCGCCGACGAAAACGGATCCCAGTGGGTTGCTTTCCCCAAGCACTCCCAGCTGGAAAACTCCGTGTTCAACATGGTCGTTGCGGGCCGCATCGCCGGTGACGACGTCGCCATCATGATGGTTGAAGCGGAAGCTACCGACAACTCGTGGAACCTCATCAAGGAACAGGGCGCCACCGCCCCCACCGAAGAGGTCGTCTCAGAGGGCCTCGAGGCTGCCAAGCCGTTCATCAAGGCACTGTGTGACGCCCAGGCCGACCTCGCCGCCCGCGCCGCCAAGCCGACGGTCGAATTCCCGGTCTTCCTGGACTACGAGGACGACGTTTACGCCGCTGTTGAGGCTGCTGCCACTGAGAAGCTGACGGCTGTCTTCCAGATTGCGGACAAGACGGAGCGCAACGACGCGTCTGACGCGTTGAAGGACGAAGTCACCGCTGCCCTGGCCGGCCAGTTCGAGGGCCGCGAGAAGGAGCTGTCCGCAGCATTCCGCTCAGTCACCAAGCAGGTTGTGCGCCAGCGCATCCTCAAGGACCAGGTCCGCATTGACGGCCGTGGCCTGACGGACATCCGCCAGCTCACCGCCGAGGTTGAGGTCCTGCCCCGCGTCCACGGTTCGGCCATCTTCGAACGCGGCGAGACCCAGATCATGGGTGTCACCACGCTGAACATGCTGAAGATGGAACAGCAGATCGACTCGCTGTCGCCGGTGAAGACCAAGCGCTACATGCACAACTACAACTTCCCGCCGTACTCCACCGGCGAGACCGGCCGCGTGGGTTCGCCCAAGCGCCGCGAAATCGGCCACGGTGCACTGGCAGAGCGCGCACTTGTGCCTGTGCTGCCGTCCCGCGAGGAATTCCCGTACGCCATCCGCCAGGTATCTGAGGCCCTCAGCTCCAACGGTTCGACGTCGATGGGTTCCGTCTGCGCCTCCACCCTGTCGATGCTGAACGCCGGTGTGCCCCTGAAGGCCGCCGTCGCCGGTATCGCGATGGGCCTGGTCTCCGACCAGGTGGACGGTCAGACCCGCTACGCGGCACTGACGGACATCCTTGGCGCCGAAGATGCCTTCGGCGACATGGACTTCAAGGTTGCCGGTACCTCCGAGTTCGTCACGGCCATCCAGCTGGACACCAAACTCGATGGCATCCCCGCCTCGGTCCTGGCAGCAGCCCTGAAGCAGGCCCGCGAAGCACGCCTGCACATCCTTGAGGTGATGGACTCAGCCATCGACACCCCGGACGAGCTCTCCGAGTTCGCACCGCGCGTCATCGCTGTGAAGATCCCCGTGGACAAGATCGGCGAGGTCATCGGCCCCAAGGGCAAGATGATCAACCAGATCCAGGAAGACACCGGCGCCGACATCTCCATCGAGGACGACGGCACGGTCTACATTGGCGCCACCAACGGCCCGTCCGCAGAAGCAGCACGGTCGGCCATCAACGCCATCGCGAACCCGCAGGTCCCGGAAATCGGCGAGCGTTACCTGGGTACGGTCGTCAAGACCACCACCTTCGGTGCCTTCGTATCGCTGACCCCGGGCAAGGACGGCCTCCTGCACATCTCCGAGCTGCGCAAGCTGGCCAACGGCAAGCGCGTGGACAACGTCGAAGACGTTGTCTCGGTGGGCCAGAAGGTCCAGGTGGAGATCACCAAGATCGACGACCGTGGAAAGCTCTCGCTCGCCCCGGTGGTTGCCGAGGAAGAAGGCGCCGAGGACGAGACCGAGCGCGCCCACACCACGGAACCTGCTGAAGGCGCTGACGTCTAGCAGTTCTCGTTTCCGGCACACAAGCATGAATCGGCGGGGCCGGTGGATGATCCACCGGCCCCGCCGCTGTTACGATGGCAGCCAGATCCCGGCTGCTCCTCTTGAAAGGCCTCAATGACTGTTGTACCCCTGCCGCTTGAGCAGAATCACCGCGGCGACACCCTGGTCCACGGTTCCGACGGCGGTTCCGAAGTCCGGCGTTCCGTGCTGCCCGGCGGAGTGCGGGTGCTGACCGAGGCGATGCCGGGGCAGCGCTCTGCAACCATCGGCTTTTGGGTAGGCGTCGGCTCACGGGATGAGGCGCCCGGACAGCACGGCTCCACCCACTTCCTGGAACATCTCCTGTTCAAAGGGACCAGGCGCCGCACCGCCCTGGAAATCGCATCGGCCTTTGATGAGGTGGGCGGCGAGTCGAATGCGGCCACGGCCAAGGAAAGCACCTGCTACTTCGCGCGGGTCCTGGATACGGATCTGCCCATGGCCATCGACGTCATTGCTGACATGATCACCGGAGCGGTCCTGGACCCCGCTGAGATGGAGCAGGAACGGGACGTCATCCTTGAGGAAATCGCCATGGACAGCGACGACCCCACCGACGTGGCCCACGAACACTTTGTCTCAGCCGTACTCGGCAACCACCCCTTGGGCCGACCCATCGGCGGCACCCCGGACGCCATCAAGGGCGTGGCCCGCGACTCCGTGTGGGAGCACTACCGGCGGTATTACCGCCCTGACGAACTGGTAATCACCGCGGCCGGCGGGCTGGAGCACGACATAGTCTGCGACCTGGTGGTGGATGCCCTCGAATCCGCGGGCTGGTCGTTGAAAACCGACGCCGCACCCGTCGAGCGGCGGTCCACCGACCGGGCGCTCATCACTGGTACCGCAGGCCTGCACGTGGTCAAGCGGGCGGTGGAACAGGCGAACATCATCATGGGCTGCCCTACGATCGTGGCCACCGACGACCGGCGTTATGTCATGAGCGTCCTGAACGCAGTGCTCGGCGGAGGCATGTCCTCGCGCCTTTTCCAGGAGATCCGCGAGAAGCGTGGCCTGGTGTACTCCACGTATTCATTCGCGTCCTCCTACGCAGATGCCGGCTACTTCGGCATGTACGCCGGGTGTACGCCCTCCAAGGTGCGCCAGGTCCTGGACCTGCTGTCCATCGAGCTGGAGAAGCTCGCCGAGCATGGAATTTCCGACGACGAGCTCCGCAAGGCCGTGGGCCAGCTAGGCGGCGGCATCGTGCTGGCCCTGGAGGACACCGGCTCCCGGATGTCCCGGCTGGGCCGCGCCGAACTCGTTTCAGGTGAGTACCAGGACATCGACGAAACACTGCGGCTCATCAAGGCTGTAACGGCCGAGCAGGTCCAGGATCTTGCGGCGGAGCTGGCGGCTGCACCCCGAACCGTCACCGTCGTGGGGCCATTCGAGGAGACCGAGAAGTTCGGGCTCTGACCGGGTAAACGGCAGGACAGCTTGGAACGGCAAGACTTGGCTGGAACGGCAAGACTTGGCTGGAACGGCAGGACATAGCTCTGGAGGTGAGGGGACAGTGGAACGGACCCCGCCCAGCCGCGCGCCGGGAGCCTTGGCCGGCTTCCTGGGCCACTGGCGGGGGAGCACCCGGTTCGCTGCCGGTCCTTGGGGGCCCGAACGGACCGTTGATGCCGAGGTCACGTATACCCCGGTGGCTGGCGGGTCTGCCGTCGTGCAGAGTTACCGCCATCTTGAACCGGATGGGAGTCACTTTGAAGGCCATGGCATTTTCACTCTGGATCCCGACCACCAGGACGTTTTTTGGTATTACGTGGACAACGTAAGCCCGGCACCGGCCGCCCCAGCGCGCTGCATGTGGCACAACGGGGCCCTTAAGGTGGAACGCCGTGGCGGTTCCGGGTGGACCCGTCATACGCTGCGGGTCGACGGCGAGGTGCTCACGCATGTGACAGAGCTGCGCACCCGTGGCGACAAGGCCGCGGGGGACAACGGGACTCAGGAGGAATCCGGTGGGGCCGACGGGACTGGTTCTGCCTACATCCCGTTTATGACCTCATCGTTCCAGCGGAGCTGACGTTTTCAGAGCGGCTTCGGATTACCGGCGGCTTCGGATGTCAGGAGACTTCAGGAGTTCACCATGTCCCACTCCCACTCTTTGAGCGGGTCTTTGGGCAGTTTCGGGGGCGCGGCGTCGTCCCACAAACTGCCGCCCCCAGGAGGATCGTCCGGGCTCGTTGGTTGAGCCTGTCGAAACCTGCCCATCGGACGCCTCAGCCGGTTAGCAGGCCCACAAGTGCAGCTTCCAGGGGGCTCTTTTCCGCGGGCCTGACTCCGGGCGTCTCCACGACCTGAACCCCGGGTGTTTGGCCAGGCAGATAGCCAGGTGGCCATTGTGGCGGTTCCCTGTCGGGTTGTTCGGATTTGTAGTGCCGGCCTGTGGGTGAGGTCCAGCCGGGTGGTTCGTGATTTGTGGCCGGTGTGGGTATCCAAGGCTTGTTGTGTTTGAGGCGGTGGTGTTTTGGGCAGAGTTGGGCCAGGTTGCTGATCCCGGTGGTCCCGCCGTGTTGCCAAGCGGTGAGGTGGTCCGTGTCGTTGTCCAAGGACGGGTTGTTGCAGCCGGGGAAGGTGCATTTGCCGTCCCTGAACTGTAGTGCCTTTTTCATGGCTTTGGTGAGGCGGTAGCTGGTGCGGCCGATTTCCAGCGGTGCACCGTCGCGCGGGTCGACGAGCACCCGGTAGAAGGAGCTGGCGCCATCGGCGACGAGTTTGCGGGCCATGGAGGCGGGGATGGGACCGTGGCCGTCGAGGACGGCGGGTTCGTCGGTGAGGCCGAGGAGTGCGAACACTGGGACCGTGACGAGGACGTCCACCTTCGGTACCGGGACATTCGCGAGATCGGTGTAAGCGCTGCGGTCGGTTTCCTCGTGCCCGGCGGAGGCGAGGTGGACGGTGTTTGTAGCTTCATGTCCGGTGGAGCCGGTAGAGGCGCCGTCGTCGGTGGCACCGGTGCCGGCGGCGTCATCGGGCCGGTCCATGACGGACACGGAGGCCACTCCGAGCGGGGCGTCGGTGTTCTCTTCGGTGCTGAAGTCTGCCGCGGTGCTTTCCGGGGCGGGGCTGAGTGCTGGGCTGAGGAGCAGGTGGGCGGCGATGTCGGGGCGTAGTTGTGTCATGGTGCGCGGTTCTTCGGGGCCCTGGAGGCCGCGGGCGAGGGCGGTGGCGCGGTTCCAGATGGCTGAGGCCTGGTCCGCGGGCAGGTAGAGCGAGAGCCAGGCCATGCCATCGCGGTCCGGCGTGTATTCCATGCGCCGGTCCGCGGCGCATTTGGTGTGGCGTTTCTCGAAGGATTCGGGGTGGTGGCGTTCGCGCCAGCCGCGGACTCGGGACCGGAACCGAGACGGTACGAGTTCACCGGCGGCGGCTCCACGGACGGGGTTCGGGTCCAGGACATGCTCCACGAGGGCGGCCGCTCCGGCGGAGCCGAGGCCTTCTGTTTCGTCGGCAATGATTTTCGCCTGCATCCAGGAGATGCTTCCGGCGGACAGCGCCTCCATGGCCAACGGCAGGGAGGTGAGTTGCCGGGCCTGGGTGACGAGCGCCCCGGCAGCCCCGGAGCTCACGGTCAGGACGCCGGCGATTTCCTCGATGGCCGACATCTCGGTAAATGTCCGTTCGTGCACGGGCGCTTCCGGTGGGGTCATGGCGTGTTGGATTTCAACGGCCTCGGCGGCGTCGCGGGCCTTGACCGCGGCGAGCTGTGCTTCCAACTGCTTCACTACCGACATCCGTTCCAGACGGATCTCATACTGGCGCTGCCACACATCCACATCAGTAGCGGCATTAGCGCCGGTAGCCAAGGCGGCGTCCTCCACAAACAGCGCATCCAAGCCAGCAATGGAGGCATGGATGCCCTCCATCACTGCTGCCGTGCCCGCGCCGCTTCCCATACCAACATCGTCCATCGAGGCACTGACAATTTGGGCGGAGGCGGCTGTTCGGGGCATCGGATCAGCCGGTGCGGCAGCAAACAGCGTTGCCGCACTTACCGCGTCGCCTGCCGAATCCGCCTCCATGCCAACATCATCCATCGAGGCACCGACAATTCGTGCGGGCAGGGTTGGCGAGCCACGGCGAAGAATCCGAGAGGAAAAAGTACTCCTAGCCTCCGGCGAACGGGGGCAGCACATCCACTACGTCGTCGGCCTGCAGGACGACCGAATGATCCCGCACCGCGACTTCATTGAGCAGGAAACTGCTTCGCGACAGGATGCGGGGCAGAGGGGGAGTACCGGCAGGAGGTTCAGGCCGCTCCACAGAAAGTACGGCCTCCAGAAGGTCGGCAACACTGGAGCCCGGCCCCAGTTCGAAGCGCTCTTCCTCCACGCCTGCCGCGGCGCGTGCGGCAGCGAAGTAACGTACGTTCAAGAGTTTCAGCCCCCGATGGCGCTCATGCTGCGGTCCGGCTGGACGAAGTCCGGAGCGTCAAGTCCCACGTGGTCCATTCCGTGGGCTTTAGGCTTGAGCCACATGGCGTCCTGCCACCGCTGGCCGAGGGCTTCGTCGCTGGCGCCTGAGCGCAGGAGGCCCAGCAGGTCGAACTCCTCACGCGAGAACAGGCAGCTCATAATCTTGCCCTCGGCAGTGATCCGGGTCCTGCGGCAGTCTGAGCAGAACGGCTCGGTCACGGAGGCAATAATCCCCACCGTTCCCAGCAAGGGACCGGAAACAGACCCAGCCACCCGCCGTCGTACTTCAAAGCGTTCCGCCGGGGCGCCGTCACGGGCGCGCGGATCCGGGCTGAGGACAAAGTCCGACGAGAGCAGCTGACGGATCTCGGCGGCCGTGATCATGTTCCGCCGCGTCCAGCCATGGTCTGCGTCGAGCGGCATCTGCTCAATGAACCGCAGTTCGTAGCCGCGGTCCAGCGCCCAGGCCAGCAGGGACGGCGCCTCGGCGTCGTTAATGCCCCGCATCAGTACTGCGTTGAGCTTGACCGGCCCAAGACCGGCCGCCCAGGCCGCGTCCACCCCGGCCAGCACCTGGTCCAGGAACGGCCTGCGGGTCAGCTTGGTGAAGGTTTCCTCGTGCAGGGAGTCAAGGGACACGTTGATGCGCGTCAGGCCGGCCGCTTTCAAGGCCGCGGCCTTCTTCGCCAGGCCCACGCCGTTGGTCGTCATGGAGATCGGCAGATCGGGATGATTCCGTCGCAGCGAAGTGATGATGTCCACGAGGTCGTGCCGCACCAGCGGTTCACCGCCGGTGAGCCTCAGCTCGCGGACTCCCAGCTGCTCGACGCCGATCCTGACGATCCCGACGATCTCCTCCGCCGACATCACCGCCTGCTTCGCGAGCCACTCCAGCCCTTCGGCAGGCATGCAGTAGGTGCACCGAAGGTTGCATTTGTCGGTCAGGGACAGCCTCATGTCCGTGGCACGGCGGCCGTACCGGTCGGCCAGCCCGGCCGGAGCATCGGCGGGGCGCGCAGCAGGGACGGACGGCAACGCTGCGGCTGCTTCCTCCGCCGGCTGGGGCATACCTAGCTGGACACTCATGACTTCAGGCTACGCCACTATGGGCCCTGCATCACACCGTGACGGCGCGGGCGGCGGCAGCGGAAGCGGCAGCAGAATCTGCGCAGGACCGGTGCTGCGGGTATCCCGCAAACCTATGCTGTAGGTGTGAACAGCTCCCAGCCACAGCATGCAGCGCACGACGGCGGGACGCGGCTTCCGGAGCGCCCGGCAGCTTCGCTGCCGCACGGGTCAGGGCCGTCGCTGCCGCACCGGTCAGGGCCGGCCCGGCGGCGGTGGCGGGCCGCCGCAGCGGGCGCCGTTGCAGTGGGCAGCTCGGTGGTGCTCGGGGAGCTCGCAGCCGGCGTGTTCAGCCCGGCGCTGTCGCCGATGACTGCTGTTGGCGGCGCCGTCATCGATGCAGTCCCTCCGGCTGTGAAGGACTGGGCTGTTGCGCTCTTCGGGACGGCCGACAAAATTGCGCTCCTCGCCGGCATGGCCTTGGTTATTGCGGCACTTGCAGCGCTGGCGGGGGCTGTAGAGGACCGCCGCCGCTTCGCCGGCATCACCGTTATAGCTATCTTCGGGCTGGTGG
This genomic interval from Arthrobacter sp. SLBN-100 contains the following:
- the moaA gene encoding GTP 3',8-cyclase MoaA yields the protein MSVQLGMPQPAEEAAAALPSVPAARPADAPAGLADRYGRRATDMRLSLTDKCNLRCTYCMPAEGLEWLAKQAVMSAEEIVGIVRIGVEQLGVRELRLTGGEPLVRHDLVDIITSLRRNHPDLPISMTTNGVGLAKKAAALKAAGLTRINVSLDSLHEETFTKLTRRPFLDQVLAGVDAAWAAGLGPVKLNAVLMRGINDAEAPSLLAWALDRGYELRFIEQMPLDADHGWTRRNMITAAEIRQLLSSDFVLSPDPRARDGAPAERFEVRRRVAGSVSGPLLGTVGIIASVTEPFCSDCRRTRITAEGKIMSCLFSREEFDLLGLLRSGASDEALGQRWQDAMWLKPKAHGMDHVGLDAPDFVQPDRSMSAIGG